The following coding sequences lie in one Candidatus Kryptobacter tengchongensis genomic window:
- a CDS encoding Uncharacterized conserved protein, Ntn-hydrolase superfamily — protein sequence MRLVSIFVVALLVLLFVNFSSKFIEPKICATFSIVAFDPQANEAGVAVQSKFPNVRPIVPWAKANVGAIATQSFANVAYGPVGLALLENGATAEQALQILLQNDPQKAVRQVGIVDFKGNSACWTGEECFDWAGGIVGYGNEKKYGGKGELIVGKYYAVQGNILVDQRTVEAMAKTFEETKGTLADRLVAALVAGGKAGGDRRGEQSAALLVVKKGAGYDSTMDNYIDISIYDHPKPLEELQRLYQLHKLYFFKSDPKNLIKIDDKICRELQQIMKDRGFYDGPVNGVFDEKTKKSLQNFMGWENYDVRIRNDDLIDIEVLQDIRKNYELWKSQAGKKK from the coding sequence ATGAGGTTGGTTTCAATTTTTGTGGTTGCGCTCTTGGTTTTACTATTTGTTAATTTCTCATCTAAGTTTATTGAGCCGAAGATATGCGCGACATTTTCAATTGTTGCTTTTGATCCACAGGCGAATGAAGCTGGGGTTGCGGTGCAGTCAAAATTTCCAAATGTGAGACCAATTGTTCCATGGGCAAAGGCAAATGTTGGGGCAATCGCAACACAAAGCTTTGCGAATGTTGCATATGGTCCTGTTGGGCTTGCACTTCTTGAAAATGGGGCAACAGCTGAGCAGGCGTTGCAAATTCTTCTGCAAAATGACCCGCAAAAAGCAGTAAGACAGGTTGGGATTGTTGATTTTAAGGGGAACTCGGCATGCTGGACTGGAGAAGAATGCTTTGATTGGGCTGGTGGAATTGTGGGCTATGGAAATGAAAAGAAATATGGAGGGAAAGGAGAGTTAATAGTTGGTAAATATTATGCGGTGCAGGGGAATATACTTGTTGATCAAAGAACAGTTGAAGCTATGGCAAAAACATTTGAAGAGACAAAAGGAACTCTTGCAGATCGGCTTGTAGCAGCTCTTGTTGCAGGTGGGAAAGCTGGTGGTGATAGGCGAGGTGAACAGTCCGCTGCTTTGCTCGTTGTTAAAAAAGGAGCAGGTTATGATAGCACAATGGATAATTACATTGATATAAGTATTTACGATCACCCAAAACCTTTAGAAGAGCTTCAACGCCTTTATCAACTCCATAAACTTTACTTCTTTAAGAGCGATCCTAAAAATCTCATAAAAATAGATGATAAGATATGTAGGGAGCTTCAGCAAATTATGAAAGATCGCGGGTTTTACGATGGACCAGTGAACGGGGTTTTTGATGAAAAGACGAAAAAATCTTTACAAAACTTTATGGGCTGGGAAAATTATGATGTCAGGATCAGAAATGATGATTTAATTGATATTGAAGTTTTGCAAGATATTAGAAAAAATTATGAGCTGTGGAAATCGCAGGCTGGGAAGAAAAAGTGA
- a CDS encoding Zinc carboxypeptidase, giving the protein MLLLIISLMLQIGEFPKSRAELSNYTQTSTYSDVINFIDQVVKLSPIASVTMFGKSYEGRDLPLVILSDPKISSPEDKRVSDKIIILIIGNIHAGEVEGKEAILHIIRKFHLDENLKKLLDDAVVLTVPILNADGNEKISKSNRAHQNGPEGGVGVRENSQGLDLNRDFTKLETPEVRSLIINVINRWLPHIVIDCHTTNGSYHGYVLTYATGLNPNSNSKVTNFVREELFPEITKRMWENYGYRIYYYGNFIDPLDPSKGWITFDHRPRFGTNYIGLMNRIAILSEAYAYADFRTRIDATEKFIEEILRFAVKNRKKIMNLIKEADEISVSGEVDSLGIRFQVKEFDRLEKIYGYRLIEYVDTLTGEKKRRVNEKIEVFETKNFGEFKIVEKRLVPLAYVFSTEFKNVADKLLEHGISVERVKDKFRAIAEVFIIDSVKYSERKFQGHNEARLFGHYEDVEIEIDSGYYYVSVRQPKLNLIFYLLEPESDDGFVNWNFFDEFLGREIEDKRKVIFPVYKIKQMEVLK; this is encoded by the coding sequence ATGCTTTTGCTGATAATTTCATTAATGCTTCAAATTGGAGAATTTCCAAAATCTCGTGCGGAGTTAAGTAATTATACTCAAACATCAACATATTCTGATGTGATTAACTTTATAGATCAAGTTGTTAAGTTAAGTCCAATTGCGAGTGTGACTATGTTTGGAAAAAGTTATGAGGGACGTGATTTGCCTCTTGTAATACTTTCGGATCCAAAGATTTCGTCACCGGAAGACAAAAGAGTTTCTGATAAAATCATTATTTTGATTATTGGGAACATCCACGCTGGTGAAGTTGAAGGGAAAGAGGCGATTTTACATATAATTAGAAAATTTCACCTTGATGAGAATTTAAAAAAGCTTCTTGATGATGCCGTTGTCCTTACTGTTCCAATTTTAAATGCCGATGGAAATGAAAAAATAAGCAAAAGCAACAGAGCACACCAGAATGGACCTGAAGGAGGGGTCGGGGTAAGAGAAAATTCACAAGGTCTTGACTTAAATCGTGACTTTACAAAACTTGAAACCCCTGAAGTAAGGTCTCTCATAATTAATGTGATCAACAGATGGCTTCCACACATTGTGATTGATTGCCATACAACAAATGGTTCGTATCATGGTTATGTCTTGACATATGCAACTGGATTAAATCCGAATAGTAATTCAAAGGTCACAAATTTTGTGAGAGAAGAGCTATTCCCTGAGATAACGAAGCGGATGTGGGAAAATTATGGCTACAGAATTTATTACTATGGTAATTTTATTGATCCTCTTGATCCATCAAAGGGTTGGATAACTTTTGATCACAGACCGAGATTTGGGACCAATTATATTGGATTGATGAATCGTATTGCAATTTTGAGTGAAGCATATGCTTATGCAGATTTTAGAACGAGAATTGATGCGACTGAAAAATTTATTGAGGAAATTTTAAGGTTTGCAGTGAAAAATCGCAAAAAGATTATGAATTTGATAAAAGAAGCAGATGAGATCTCTGTTTCTGGGGAAGTTGACTCTCTTGGGATAAGGTTTCAGGTAAAGGAATTTGACAGACTGGAAAAAATTTATGGTTATAGGTTGATTGAATATGTTGATACATTGACAGGGGAGAAAAAAAGAAGAGTAAACGAAAAGATTGAGGTTTTTGAGACAAAAAATTTTGGTGAGTTTAAAATTGTTGAAAAGAGGTTAGTTCCGCTTGCTTATGTTTTCAGTACTGAATTTAAAAATGTAGCGGACAAACTCCTTGAACACGGGATAAGCGTTGAGCGGGTTAAAGATAAATTTAGGGCGATTGCAGAAGTTTTCATCATTGATAGTGTTAAGTATTCGGAGAGGAAGTTTCAAGGACATAACGAAGCGAGACTGTTTGGTCATTATGAGGATGTTGAAATTGAGATTGACAGTGGTTATTATTATGTTTCGGTAAGACAGCCGAAGTTAAATTTAATTTTTTATCTTCTTGAGCCAGAAAGCGACGATGGGTTTGTAAATTGGAATTTCTTTGATGAGTTTTTGGGGCGTGAAATTGAAGATAAAAGAAAGGTAATTTTTCCAGTTTATAAAATTAAACAAATGGAGGTGCTAAAATGA
- a CDS encoding BMC domain-containing protein, which translates to MIEYALGMIETRGLVAAIEAADAACKAANVKLVGKEYIGGGYVTIKIIGEVAAVKAAVDAGAAAAQRVGELVSVHVIPRPIDDLEMLIYPEKPYQIAGGKLQADPVDLPEAKSPDELRSYLENFSVMQLRSIARRIEDIELTGREISKATKEELIEKIIKAKFG; encoded by the coding sequence ATGATTGAATATGCATTGGGAATGATAGAAACAAGAGGGCTTGTAGCTGCAATTGAAGCAGCAGATGCAGCTTGCAAAGCTGCGAATGTTAAATTGGTTGGAAAGGAATATATCGGGGGTGGTTATGTGACGATTAAGATAATTGGTGAAGTTGCAGCTGTTAAAGCAGCGGTTGATGCGGGTGCAGCAGCTGCTCAAAGAGTTGGCGAACTTGTATCAGTCCATGTCATCCCAAGACCAATTGATGATCTTGAAATGTTAATTTATCCAGAGAAACCATACCAAATTGCGGGCGGGAAATTGCAAGCTGACCCAGTTGATTTGCCTGAAGCAAAATCCCCAGATGAACTTCGTTCTTATCTTGAAAATTTTAGTGTGATGCAACTTCGTTCTATAGCAAGGAGAATTGAGGATATTGAATTAACAGGACGTGAAATTTCAAAGGCGACAAAGGAAGAACTTATTGAAAAAATTATCAAAGCGAAGTTTGGTTGA
- a CDS encoding ethanolamine utilization protein EutM: MAETLDALGMIETKGLVGAIEAADAMCKAAKVTLIGKEVIGGGYVTVMVRGDVGAVKAAVDAGAAAAQRVGELVSVHVIPRPHADVELILPKRPEGK; encoded by the coding sequence ATGGCAGAAACACTTGATGCACTTGGGATGATTGAAACAAAGGGTTTAGTTGGAGCTATTGAAGCAGCTGATGCGATGTGTAAAGCTGCGAAGGTAACTTTGATTGGTAAAGAAGTAATTGGTGGTGGATATGTAACAGTAATGGTTCGTGGAGATGTCGGAGCTGTTAAAGCAGCGGTTGATGCGGGTGCAGCAGCTGCTCAAAGAGTTGGCGAACTTGTATCAGTCCATGTCATCCCAAGACCGCATGCGGATGTTGAGCTCATTTTGCCAAAGCGACCCGAAGGAAAATAA
- a CDS encoding chorismate synthase, with translation MIRILTAGESHGKALVGIIEGIPAGLEISVEYINFHLKRRQMGYGRGGRMRIESDEVEIISGVRFGKTLGSPIALMIKNRDWENWKSKMSIEEIDDVIEKITVPRPGHADLAGYFKYGFDDIRDVIERASARETAIRVACCSIARKLLEEMGIFIGSHVVQIGYVKVEDRNKLDKKIQKLIHKPKGALEVSLSADESEVRCLDKSVEKKMKEVIKNAMKNGDTVGGVFEVIVTGLPIGLGSYVQWDRRLDGLLAQVIMSIQAVKGVEIGPAFENATKFGSEVHDEIFVKNGKIYRKTNRAGGIEGGMTNGQPIVLRVAMKPISTVIKGLNSVDLKKLKPVKSRYERSDFCAVPSASIIAESVIAPVIANAVLEKFGGDSLKELKKNYKGAIFALW, from the coding sequence ATGATAAGGATTTTAACTGCTGGGGAATCTCATGGAAAAGCACTTGTTGGAATTATTGAGGGAATCCCTGCGGGACTTGAGATAAGTGTTGAGTATATAAATTTTCATCTCAAAAGAAGACAAATGGGTTATGGTCGTGGGGGAAGGATGAGAATTGAAAGTGATGAAGTTGAAATTATCTCTGGAGTTAGGTTTGGCAAAACGCTTGGAAGTCCAATTGCTTTGATGATTAAGAATAGAGATTGGGAAAATTGGAAGAGTAAGATGTCAATTGAGGAGATTGATGATGTAATAGAGAAAATAACTGTACCTCGTCCTGGTCATGCTGATTTAGCTGGTTATTTCAAATATGGGTTTGATGATATAAGAGATGTGATTGAACGCGCAAGCGCGAGGGAAACAGCAATAAGGGTTGCGTGTTGCTCAATTGCGAGAAAATTGCTTGAGGAGATGGGGATTTTCATTGGAAGCCATGTTGTTCAAATTGGATATGTGAAAGTTGAGGATAGGAACAAACTTGATAAGAAAATTCAAAAATTAATCCACAAACCGAAAGGGGCTCTTGAGGTGAGCTTGTCTGCCGACGAGTCTGAAGTAAGGTGTTTGGATAAGTCTGTTGAAAAAAAGATGAAAGAAGTCATAAAAAATGCAATGAAAAATGGGGATACGGTTGGTGGTGTTTTTGAAGTTATTGTCACTGGATTGCCAATTGGTCTTGGAAGTTATGTGCAGTGGGACAGAAGGCTTGATGGATTACTTGCGCAGGTAATTATGTCAATTCAAGCTGTAAAGGGAGTTGAAATAGGTCCAGCGTTTGAGAATGCAACAAAATTTGGTTCAGAGGTGCATGACGAGATCTTCGTAAAAAATGGGAAAATTTATCGTAAAACAAATCGCGCAGGTGGAATTGAAGGTGGGATGACAAATGGTCAACCGATAGTATTAAGGGTAGCGATGAAGCCAATTTCAACTGTTATAAAAGGTCTTAACAGTGTTGATCTAAAAAAGTTGAAGCCTGTAAAATCAAGGTATGAGCGTTCAGATTTTTGCGCAGTTCCATCAGCAAGTATAATTGCTGAATCTGTGATTGCGCCAGTTATCGCAAACGCGGTGCTTGAAAAGTTTGGAGGGGATAGTTTAAAGGAGCTGAAGAAAAATTATAAAGGTGCTATTTTCGCACTTTGGTGA
- a CDS encoding elongation factor P, with the protein MILATEIREGMALRIEGTIYKVIEAKVHAGSGQMQGFVSTRLLNLSTGHYTERRFRTDEKVEDVELIRKPMEYIYNDGDLFYFMDPQTYEQVGVPKEALGNFAKFLKEGTKVDVEFLGDQPISVRSPKTVDLKVVLTGSGVKEAQDNTMKSATLENGMEILVPQFIKEGEIVRVDVETMRYVERVTQKKV; encoded by the coding sequence ATGATTCTCGCAACCGAAATCAGGGAAGGAATGGCATTAAGAATTGAGGGAACAATTTACAAGGTAATTGAAGCGAAAGTTCACGCAGGAAGCGGACAAATGCAGGGTTTTGTGTCAACACGACTTTTAAATCTCTCAACTGGACACTATACCGAAAGAAGATTTAGAACGGATGAAAAAGTTGAAGATGTTGAACTTATAAGAAAACCAATGGAATATATTTATAACGACGGCGATCTATTTTACTTTATGGATCCGCAAACTTATGAGCAGGTCGGCGTCCCAAAAGAAGCCCTTGGAAACTTCGCAAAGTTTCTAAAAGAAGGAACAAAAGTTGATGTTGAATTTCTTGGTGATCAGCCGATAAGCGTGAGATCACCAAAAACAGTTGATCTTAAAGTTGTCTTAACAGGTTCAGGGGTTAAAGAGGCACAGGATAACACAATGAAAAGCGCAACACTTGAAAACGGAATGGAAATCCTTGTTCCACAGTTCATTAAAGAAGGCGAAATTGTAAGAGTTGATGTTGAAACAATGCGGTATGTTGAAAGAGTAACCCAGAAAAAGGTTTAA
- a CDS encoding IMP dehydrogenase, translating to MPQNNKLWKKKIIGYAYTFDDVLLVPAKSSVLPREVDVSTKLTKNIKLNIPLVSAAMDTVTESEMAIAIAREGGIGIIHKNMTIERQANEVDKVKRSESGMILNPITLTPDRKVREALELMSHYKISGIPVVDSNGKLVGILTNRDLRFEPDLDAEISKYMTNSNLITAPVGTTLEEAEKILQKHKIEKLPVVDKNGYLRGLITFKDIQKKKKYPNACKDELGRLRVGAAVGIRSDTIERVEELKKAGVDVIVIDTAHGHSKGVIEMLKKIKKKFPELDVIAGNVATGEATIDLIKAGADAVKVGIGPGSICTTRVVTGVGVPQITAIMNCAEVAMKYKVPIIADGGIKQTGDIAKAIAAGADSVMIGALFAGTEESPGEKVLYEGRSYKVYRGMGSIEAMKAGSSDRYFQDVEDDIKKLVPEGIEGRVPYKGHLSDVVYQMVGGLKSAMGYCGARNIEEMKTKTKFILMTNAGLRESHPHDVIITKEAPNYSISNL from the coding sequence ATGCCTCAAAACAATAAATTGTGGAAGAAAAAAATAATTGGATATGCCTATACCTTTGATGATGTCCTCCTTGTCCCTGCAAAGTCAAGTGTTCTACCAAGAGAAGTTGATGTGTCAACCAAACTCACAAAAAATATAAAATTGAACATACCCCTCGTAAGTGCAGCAATGGATACAGTTACAGAATCTGAAATGGCGATAGCCATAGCAAGAGAAGGTGGAATTGGGATCATACATAAAAATATGACGATTGAAAGACAGGCAAACGAAGTTGATAAAGTAAAACGATCTGAAAGCGGAATGATTTTAAACCCGATAACATTGACCCCAGATAGAAAAGTTCGTGAAGCGCTTGAACTAATGAGCCATTACAAAATCTCCGGAATACCTGTGGTTGATTCTAACGGGAAACTTGTGGGGATTCTTACAAATCGTGATTTAAGATTTGAACCAGACCTTGATGCCGAAATTTCAAAGTATATGACAAATTCAAATTTGATAACTGCTCCTGTTGGAACGACGCTTGAAGAAGCTGAAAAAATTTTGCAAAAACATAAAATTGAAAAACTCCCCGTCGTTGATAAAAATGGCTATCTTCGTGGTTTGATAACATTTAAAGATATTCAGAAAAAGAAAAAATATCCAAATGCATGTAAAGATGAGCTCGGACGCCTTAGAGTTGGCGCAGCTGTTGGGATTAGATCAGATACCATTGAAAGAGTTGAAGAACTTAAAAAAGCAGGGGTTGATGTGATAGTTATTGACACTGCCCACGGACACTCAAAAGGTGTCATAGAGATGTTGAAAAAAATCAAGAAAAAATTTCCAGAGCTTGATGTTATCGCTGGAAATGTCGCAACAGGAGAAGCAACTATTGACCTTATAAAAGCCGGAGCAGATGCAGTTAAAGTTGGCATTGGACCTGGATCAATTTGCACCACAAGGGTTGTCACGGGTGTTGGGGTCCCGCAAATCACAGCTATTATGAACTGTGCAGAAGTCGCAATGAAATACAAAGTTCCCATAATTGCAGACGGTGGAATAAAACAAACTGGCGATATCGCAAAAGCAATTGCAGCTGGTGCTGACTCCGTTATGATAGGTGCTTTATTTGCTGGAACCGAAGAAAGCCCTGGTGAAAAAGTTTTGTACGAGGGACGCAGTTATAAAGTTTATAGAGGAATGGGCTCAATTGAAGCAATGAAAGCTGGAAGCAGCGATAGATATTTCCAAGATGTTGAAGATGATATTAAAAAACTCGTCCCCGAGGGAATTGAAGGAAGAGTTCCATACAAAGGTCACTTAAGTGATGTTGTTTATCAAATGGTCGGTGGATTAAAATCAGCAATGGGTTATTGTGGCGCAAGAAACATTGAAGAAATGAAAACGAAAACAAAGTTTATTCTTATGACAAACGCTGGGCTAAGGGAAAGCCACCCGCATGATGTGATCATCACAAAAGAAGCCCCAAATTACAGCATATCAAATCTTTGA
- a CDS encoding Xaa-Pro aminopeptidase, translated as MSELNLKLEKVREKLDQLKIEAILITHLPNIRYLTGFTGSSAICIITKSEAFFITDFRYKEQSKEQVKGFKRFIATGKTLLDLIQEKNIFDKFKKIGVESQHIPLSFVLELKKKFRDVKFIPTKNFIEEISAVKTHSEVEKIKFAIKISEKVFEEILNIIKPGISELEIASEITYLHRKFGAEKDAFDIIVASGWRSALPHGVATDKKLKKGELVVIDFGCVYDGYHSDITRTISIGKAKPEARKIYQIVLDAQAKAIEKVGKGVKANELDSVARNYIKQKGYGKFFGHSLGHGIGIEIHTLPRIAPKSNYILQAGNVITIEPGIYIPGFGGVRIEDDILVDSNASILTSLPRNLIEV; from the coding sequence ATGTCTGAATTAAATCTAAAACTTGAAAAAGTTCGGGAAAAACTTGACCAATTAAAAATTGAAGCAATTTTAATAACCCATCTCCCAAACATACGATATCTAACTGGATTTACAGGCTCCTCAGCTATTTGCATCATAACAAAAAGTGAAGCCTTTTTTATAACCGACTTCCGATATAAAGAACAGTCAAAAGAACAAGTAAAGGGTTTTAAAAGATTCATCGCCACAGGAAAAACTTTGCTTGATTTAATTCAAGAGAAAAATATCTTTGATAAATTTAAAAAAATTGGGGTTGAATCACAGCACATTCCCCTCTCATTCGTTCTTGAATTGAAGAAAAAATTTAGAGATGTAAAATTTATACCAACAAAAAATTTCATTGAGGAAATTTCTGCAGTTAAAACCCATAGCGAAGTTGAAAAAATAAAATTTGCAATAAAAATAAGCGAAAAAGTTTTTGAAGAAATTTTAAATATCATCAAGCCAGGAATTTCTGAACTTGAAATCGCCTCCGAAATAACTTACCTTCACAGAAAATTTGGAGCCGAGAAAGATGCATTTGACATAATAGTTGCAAGCGGGTGGAGAAGCGCTTTACCACATGGAGTTGCAACAGATAAAAAACTCAAAAAAGGCGAACTTGTTGTGATTGACTTCGGATGCGTCTATGATGGCTATCATTCCGACATAACAAGAACTATCTCCATAGGAAAAGCAAAACCAGAAGCCAGAAAAATTTATCAAATTGTCCTTGACGCCCAAGCAAAAGCAATTGAAAAAGTCGGCAAAGGAGTTAAAGCCAATGAACTTGATTCCGTTGCAAGAAATTACATAAAACAAAAGGGTTATGGCAAATTTTTCGGACATTCGCTTGGACACGGAATTGGAATTGAAATCCATACCCTTCCAAGAATAGCTCCTAAAAGTAATTATATTCTTCAAGCTGGGAATGTTATCACAATTGAGCCAGGAATTTACATACCAGGGTTTGGAGGTGTCAGAATTGAAGATGATATATTAGTAGATTCAAACGCTTCAATTTTAACTTCATTGCCAAGAAACTTAATTGAAGTTTAA
- a CDS encoding Glycosyl transferases group 1 — translation MIRKVLMITYHFPPVIYGSSFRAFNFAKHLKDYNWFSSILTLNHSIFPALKDFTLTEALKESNVKVYAVNLIKPFSKIASLNFPKTKKELIPKILLYTAKIFGVVEPEDIWKFKAIKFGEKILKSERYNAIIAFVPPLSTVQIGAHLSKKFKIPLIIDYSSIIPQKKSLTLREKKLLRAGSSVIVDNRRIKDYLLQNYLFLDYNFVKIIPTGFNLSEFTDHRINPDDKFTLTLAYGKITLKKFKLILNALAYLSRKDPLFKKSLLFNLIGIPTNEIVNLISKLQIKENIKIYQNLQRENYIKILLSSNFLIYLDDFDISNVPYDYIATGKPYIAIINGQNNHRYIIGDYKNSLIADANDPSSIVNAFIKAFELYLNQKVLVPKLNLENYDIKKVIINLVRELELFTPD, via the coding sequence ATGATTAGAAAAGTTTTGATGATAACTTATCATTTTCCTCCTGTGATTTACGGCTCAAGCTTTAGGGCTTTTAACTTCGCAAAACATCTTAAAGATTACAATTGGTTTTCTTCAATCTTAACACTCAATCACTCTATATTCCCAGCTTTGAAAGATTTTACACTTACTGAAGCTCTTAAGGAAAGCAATGTTAAGGTATATGCAGTAAATCTTATTAAACCTTTCTCAAAAATCGCATCTTTAAACTTCCCCAAAACCAAGAAAGAACTTATCCCGAAGATTCTGTTATATACCGCTAAAATTTTCGGCGTGGTTGAGCCAGAGGATATTTGGAAATTCAAAGCGATCAAGTTTGGGGAAAAAATCTTGAAATCCGAGAGATATAATGCAATTATAGCTTTCGTCCCCCCACTTTCAACAGTGCAAATTGGCGCTCACCTTTCAAAAAAATTTAAAATCCCTCTCATAATTGACTATTCCTCAATCATCCCACAGAAAAAATCGCTCACATTAAGAGAGAAAAAACTTCTAAGAGCTGGTTCATCTGTAATCGTTGATAACAGAAGGATCAAAGATTATTTACTTCAAAATTATCTTTTTCTTGATTACAACTTCGTCAAAATAATTCCAACGGGGTTTAATCTTTCAGAATTTACAGATCATCGCATAAACCCTGATGATAAATTTACACTGACCTTGGCATATGGCAAAATCACTCTGAAAAAATTTAAATTAATTTTAAACGCCCTCGCTTATCTCTCAAGAAAAGATCCCCTTTTCAAAAAATCACTTCTTTTCAACTTGATAGGCATTCCAACAAACGAAATTGTCAATCTTATCTCAAAACTCCAGATAAAAGAAAACATCAAAATTTATCAGAACTTACAGCGTGAAAATTATATCAAAATTCTTCTCTCCTCTAACTTTCTAATCTATCTTGACGATTTTGACATTTCAAATGTCCCCTATGATTACATTGCAACTGGAAAACCATACATTGCAATAATAAATGGACAGAACAACCACAGATACATAATTGGGGATTACAAAAATTCACTTATAGCTGACGCAAACGACCCATCGTCAATTGTAAATGCATTTATAAAAGCATTTGAACTTTATTTGAATCAAAAAGTTCTTGTCCCTAAACTCAACCTTGAAAATTATGATATCAAAAAAGTTATAATCAATCTCGTCCGCGAGCTTGAGCTGTTTACACCCGACTAA